In the genome of Hymenobacter cellulosivorans, one region contains:
- a CDS encoding PD-(D/E)XK nuclease family protein translates to METIASSTLPITTTDSFLSQAARDLLTRFPGAELSDLVVVVPTRRAVVYLKNELSLAAEVGSAVWSPRVAAMEDYMVELSGVQVEEPIALQLLLFDILRDIDPKLDFDQFVGWSGLLVQDFSHLDQNLASPAKVFEYLTQAKALERWDLADTPTEVSTTAAYFRFWDDLEKVYWRLRRRMEQTHLAYPGLAYRLAVNKVQNRLEHGDTLPRHVFLGLGSLSRAEQRLIQLLLKEGRAEVRFDGDAFYLETDSPNRAGQHLRQYRKNWDLPAEAFGDTGTGLPNLLRTLEREIQFVGVANASMQGKVAGQLLAASRRENPRAKVAVVLPDETLLLPVLHGLPPEEVPEYNVTMGLSFQSTPLFNLVDLLFEVHLTGIREGSAETGYGVPRYHHLAVSKLLGHPFLRRYQQWLDKQPQKQYHGLLDKICNQIIKRNAVLLPASELLELGQQHPLVEALFATWDTCDDIIAACYTLIDLLKKAYQDQHSAIEAEYLFLFFTLVKRLDSVFDCREQRLSVRSFRRFLYEQMTRTRLPFSGEPIADVQVMGLLETRALDFDHVIILSCNERVLPAPKNNSSLFPYDVLTQFKMPTYADHEAATAHQFWRLLQRARRVDLLHVLPGAEGTRTGERSRFLLQIQNDLLPQNPNLILRDLTASVLDDAPDSAARREYGGDLVLEKDPEMLAALRELLEKGLSPSALNQYLNCSLQFYFARLAKFKENDEVEEKLEADSFGTVVHETLEMLFQPFVEGKKAITTEDIPVLIRLIPQELERALRHEQDERHARADEGLNHVLGQVAAQLVRRYLEGLAETPGALPLRVVALEKILDARVPVTLPSGEAFDLIVFGYTDRLDELPDGRLRVVDYKTGLVQPYDLKLQKRGDDAAAATQRLLHDATSSADKVRQLWLYRFMLEHAGQPAADAAIISLRNLAAGPMTADMAFLTEDGTSFVEKGKALLNEFAQKILDPLEPIRKTDDLERCQYCPYRGICAR, encoded by the coding sequence ATGGAAACCATTGCCTCCTCTACCCTACCCATCACGACTACCGACTCTTTCCTGAGCCAGGCTGCCCGCGACCTGCTCACGCGCTTTCCCGGCGCCGAGCTGTCGGATTTGGTGGTGGTAGTGCCTACGCGGCGGGCCGTGGTCTATCTGAAGAATGAGCTGAGTTTAGCCGCCGAAGTGGGCTCAGCGGTGTGGAGTCCGCGCGTAGCGGCCATGGAAGACTATATGGTGGAGCTCTCGGGCGTGCAGGTGGAGGAACCCATTGCCCTGCAGCTCTTGCTCTTCGACATCCTGCGCGACATTGACCCCAAGCTCGACTTCGACCAGTTTGTGGGCTGGTCGGGGCTGCTGGTGCAGGACTTCTCCCACCTCGACCAGAACCTGGCCTCGCCGGCCAAAGTGTTTGAGTACCTGACCCAGGCCAAGGCGCTGGAACGCTGGGATCTGGCCGATACGCCCACCGAAGTCAGCACCACGGCGGCTTACTTCCGCTTCTGGGACGACCTGGAAAAAGTGTATTGGCGCCTGCGCCGCCGCATGGAGCAAACCCACCTGGCTTACCCCGGCCTGGCCTACCGCCTGGCCGTAAATAAGGTACAAAACCGCCTGGAGCACGGCGACACCCTGCCCCGGCACGTGTTTCTGGGCCTGGGCTCCTTATCGAGGGCCGAGCAACGTTTGATTCAGTTGCTGCTCAAGGAAGGCCGGGCCGAGGTGCGCTTCGACGGGGATGCGTTTTACCTGGAAACCGACTCGCCCAACCGCGCCGGCCAGCACCTGCGCCAGTACCGCAAAAACTGGGATTTGCCGGCCGAGGCTTTCGGGGACACCGGCACCGGTTTGCCTAATTTGCTGCGCACCCTGGAGCGGGAAATTCAGTTTGTGGGCGTGGCCAACGCCAGCATGCAGGGCAAAGTGGCCGGGCAGCTGCTGGCCGCTTCGCGCCGGGAAAACCCGCGGGCCAAAGTAGCCGTGGTGCTGCCCGACGAAACCCTGCTGCTGCCGGTGCTCCACGGCTTGCCGCCCGAGGAAGTGCCCGAGTACAACGTGACCATGGGTTTGAGCTTTCAGAGCACCCCCTTGTTCAACCTGGTAGACCTGCTGTTTGAAGTGCACTTAACGGGCATTCGGGAGGGCAGCGCCGAAACCGGCTACGGGGTGCCGCGCTACCACCACCTAGCCGTGAGCAAGCTGCTGGGTCACCCGTTTCTGCGGCGCTACCAGCAGTGGCTCGACAAGCAGCCCCAGAAGCAGTACCATGGTTTGCTCGACAAAATCTGCAACCAGATTATCAAGCGCAACGCCGTGCTGCTGCCGGCTTCGGAGCTGCTGGAACTAGGCCAGCAGCACCCACTGGTAGAGGCGCTGTTTGCCACCTGGGACACCTGCGACGATATCATTGCGGCCTGCTACACGCTCATTGATCTGCTCAAAAAGGCCTATCAGGACCAACATTCGGCCATTGAGGCGGAGTATCTGTTCCTGTTCTTTACCTTGGTCAAGCGCCTGGATTCGGTGTTTGACTGCCGGGAACAGCGGCTGTCGGTGCGCTCCTTCCGCCGGTTTCTCTACGAGCAGATGACCCGCACCCGCCTGCCTTTCAGCGGGGAACCCATTGCCGACGTGCAGGTGATGGGCCTGCTCGAAACCCGGGCCCTGGACTTTGACCACGTCATTATCCTGAGCTGCAACGAGCGGGTGCTGCCAGCCCCGAAGAACAACTCCTCGCTGTTCCCTTACGACGTGCTGACGCAGTTCAAGATGCCCACCTACGCCGACCACGAGGCGGCCACGGCCCACCAGTTCTGGCGTCTGCTGCAGCGGGCCCGCCGCGTGGATTTGCTGCACGTACTGCCCGGCGCCGAGGGCACCCGCACCGGGGAGAGAAGCCGCTTCCTGCTCCAGATTCAGAACGACTTACTGCCTCAGAACCCGAACCTGATCCTGCGCGACCTGACGGCCAGCGTCCTGGACGACGCGCCCGACTCGGCCGCCCGGCGCGAGTACGGGGGCGACTTGGTGCTGGAAAAAGACCCTGAAATGCTGGCTGCCCTGCGGGAGCTGCTGGAAAAAGGCCTTTCGCCCTCAGCCCTGAATCAGTACCTGAATTGCTCCTTGCAGTTTTATTTCGCCCGCCTGGCCAAGTTCAAGGAAAACGACGAAGTAGAGGAAAAGCTGGAGGCCGACAGCTTCGGCACGGTGGTCCACGAAACCTTGGAAATGCTGTTTCAGCCCTTTGTGGAAGGCAAAAAAGCCATAACGACCGAGGATATTCCGGTGCTCATCCGCCTGATTCCCCAGGAGCTGGAGCGGGCCCTGCGCCACGAGCAGGACGAGCGCCACGCCCGCGCCGATGAGGGCCTCAACCACGTGCTGGGTCAGGTGGCCGCCCAGCTGGTGCGCCGCTACCTGGAAGGCCTCGCCGAAACGCCCGGTGCCCTTCCCTTGCGCGTGGTGGCCCTAGAAAAAATCCTGGATGCCCGCGTACCCGTGACGCTGCCCAGCGGCGAGGCCTTCGACCTGATTGTGTTCGGCTACACCGACCGGCTCGACGAGCTGCCCGACGGCCGCCTGCGGGTGGTCGACTACAAAACCGGCCTGGTACAGCCCTACGACCTAAAGCTGCAGAAGCGCGGCGACGATGCGGCGGCCGCCACTCAGCGCCTGCTCCACGACGCCACCTCCTCGGCCGACAAGGTACGGCAGCTCTGGCTGTACCGCTTTATGCTGGAACACGCCGGCCAGCCCGCCGCCGATGCCGCCATTATTTCCTTGCGCAACCTCGCGGCTGGCCCCATGACAGCCGACATGGCCTTCCTGACCGAAGACGGCACCTCGTTCGTGGAAAAGGGCAAAGCGTTGCTGAATGAGTTTGCCCAGAAAATCCTGGACCCACTGGAGCCCATCCGCAAAACCGACGATTTGGAACGGTGCCAGTACTGCCCTTACCGCGGTATCTGCGCCCGTTAA
- a CDS encoding YwqG family protein — MIPEFLAPFAEQLQQYALQSIKIKATPRGEDGPASATSKFRGLPFLPLSVVYPCDEQGVPLLLLAQINLAELPATDWLPAAGLLQFYVPTDLGYESADVVLFLTPEQLTQPCQQDFSFLPADHYDNSPIYCEHSLQFELTTEYGGLEDSRFTVDFNGRNARAYQKKLPMEQKREFGKLFNSEGHKLGGYAMFTQGDPRDYSPATAADVQLLQIDIDEQIMFGDSGVAHFFIAPLALQNREFDKAYFYWDCC; from the coding sequence ATGATTCCCGAATTCTTAGCGCCCTTCGCCGAGCAACTCCAGCAGTACGCGCTGCAAAGCATAAAAATTAAGGCAACCCCAAGAGGAGAAGACGGACCGGCGTCGGCGACCAGCAAGTTTCGGGGCCTGCCGTTTCTGCCCCTGAGTGTTGTGTACCCGTGCGACGAGCAAGGTGTGCCATTGTTGCTGCTGGCTCAGATCAACCTGGCTGAGTTGCCCGCCACGGATTGGCTGCCTGCCGCGGGCCTGCTGCAGTTCTACGTGCCCACCGATTTAGGCTACGAATCAGCGGATGTAGTGCTCTTCCTTACCCCTGAGCAGCTCACGCAGCCTTGCCAGCAGGATTTCAGCTTTCTGCCCGCTGACCACTACGACAATAGCCCGATTTATTGTGAGCACAGCCTGCAATTTGAGCTAACCACGGAGTATGGTGGCCTGGAAGATTCCCGCTTCACCGTCGATTTCAACGGCCGCAATGCCCGTGCCTACCAAAAGAAGCTGCCGATGGAGCAGAAACGGGAATTCGGGAAGTTATTCAACAGCGAAGGGCACAAACTGGGCGGCTACGCCATGTTTACTCAGGGTGACCCGCGCGACTACTCCCCCGCAACGGCCGCCGACGTGCAGTTGCTGCAAATCGATATAGACGAGCAGATTATGTTCGGCGACTCCGGGGTAGCGCACTTTTTTATTGCCCCGCTGGCCCTGCAAAACCGGGAGTTCGATAAGGCCTATTTCTACTGGGACTGCTGTTAA